The DNA segment GTATTCGGAAGGGAATCAGAGCAATTATTGCTTCTCACCATCATAGATGCTTCAGCGGAACCGAATTCCAGGCAATCAATCAGCTCCCAGCCCTCAAATAAGCCATAGAGAAATCCTGCCCCATATCCGTCTCCTCCGCCAAATCCTTTCCTGGCTTTTACCGGGAACGGACGAATCGAATAACTTGCTCCATCACGCGTATATGCCGTTGAACCTTTCATGCCATGTTTAATTACCACAATCTTCGCGTGATACCTTTGCCAGAGCGCCGCTGACTCACAATCTTTCAGATTCTCCTGTATCAGATGTTCGGTCAGATCATATTCTTCCCGTGACCCCATGATGATGTCTGCATTTTTTGCTGCTATGGAATAATAAATCGAAATCTCATCTTGATTTTTCCAGTTATAAGCACGGTAGTCAATATCAAAAATAATTCTGGTACGATACTTCTTCGCAAGCATGATCGCTTTTAAGGCCGCCTCTCTGGATGGACTCTCGGCCAATGCTGTTCCTGAAATCAGAATTGCTTTCGCATTTTGTATATAGTCTGCATCAATATCATCCACTGAAAGCTGTAAGTCTGCGATACAGTTTCTGTACATCAGGATATTACTTTCACTTTGGGAGAGCATCTCTGTAAAAGTAAGTCCAAGTTTTTCACCGCCGGTACACCTTGTAATATGACTCGTGTCGATTCCCTCGGAATCAAAATAATCAATCACAAAATCACCAAACTGATCATCCGATACTTTTCCGATAAATCCGGCCTTCAGACCATGCCTTTGGACCCCCACTGCTATATTAGCGGGAGAACCTCCGACATATTTTTCAAACATATGTACATCTTCAAGCGGCTTAAATTCTTCTTTTACCTGGTCTGTATAAGCTGGATTAAAATCAATCGCCACCCTGCCAAGCAGAATCAAATCAAGCTTTCTGCTTTTATCAAAACTGATATATCCCACGTCTGTGATCTCCTCTCTTTTGACTTTAACTTTTCTCCTGAAGCTCAAATGTCTCGAGTCCATGGACGGTATATGCTGATCTGTATTCAGATGGTGACATGCCGCAGGTTTTTAAAAAACATCTGCTGAACTGTGAAAAGCTCGTAAACCCGCAGCGCATTGCAATCTCTGTAATCTTGTCATTGGTAGAGATCAAAAGAAGCTGTGCATTACGAATACGCACCGTCTGAACATAACTAATCAATGTAAATCCGGTCACTTCTTTAAAGGTATGAGAAAGATAGTAAGGACTAATATAAAACTTTTGGGAGAGAAGATCCAGTGACAGACTTTCCGTGCTATGTTTATGTATATAAGCTGTAATGTCATAGATCCTGTCTTGAAGTCTCATCCCTGAGTTGACAGGCTTATAGCAGTTGTATTCCTGTTCCTCATAAAGGAGGGATAAGAATTCCAGAAACTTATTATGTATCAAGAGGTTCTTGCACTCTGAAGTTGAATCTGTCAATCTATAAATCTCATTTAACACCTGGTAGAGCTTCTTTTTCTCTTTCTCCGGGAAACGATAGATAGGAATTCTTGCATCAAAAAGAGAAAGAATTTTAGAGAAAATTTCTTCCATTCCATATATGTGGTTTGGAAATCGAAAATTAATGATAATACGCCTGCTCGGTGACCCTTTTGGATAAACTGTCTTGTGCAGTAGGGACGGACGCAGAAGGACCATATCGTGAAGCTTTATGCCGTAATATTTTCCATCTATGAGATGCCCCGCTGATTCCTCCAGCGGGATCATAATTTCATAGAAAGTGTGAAAATGCTGGAACTGCATGTTCTCTTTATAACACCGTTCATCGTAGTCGAAAAAAAAGTACAGAGAATCTATCGGTGTATTGATGCGATATAAATGTCCCCTTTTATACAAGCTCAACCCATCTATCAGCATAGTTCACACCCTCCTTCGATCAAAGTTATATCTTAAACTACTTTATGACCTGTTTCAAGATGAATTACATGATCTAATTTTGTGTAGTCCGTAAAGTACAGAGTGAATGCCTGCTCAGAACGGGGTTCACTTCCGAATAATCCATTGATATACAGGTGCTCTCCAAATCCCGGACCTATCTGTAGACTCTCAGAAGAATTGGAAAATATGGCCATACCTTGTTTTAATACCATACTTTTTCCATTCTCTGCCGGAAGCGCAAACTGATCATTCCAGAGGAGATCTGCACCAGATACCTCGATCTCCAGACGAAAAGGTGCCTGCTCTACTCCGGATACTTTGATATGAAGGTCGATCCCATGTTCACATTCGAGGACATCGCAGAGAATCTGAAGATTGGGTCCATGAAGTTTTTCTCTCTTCGTGTGGTCCATCTTCCACCAGTCGTTCGTATCAGGTTTTTCTTTGAAAGGAAGATAATACCACCCTCTCATTGTCTGTGTAAGTCGATATCCATCTTTCATCTTTTCCATAGATTCCGGGATAAAGGCCCGATGTTCACAAAAGCTTCCTCCCAGTTTTACCTGAAGATGCATCGTCTTTTGGGAATAATGGAAAAAATCTGATTTTCCCAAAAGCAGTGTATAAGTATTATCATTCCGACAGGCTCTTACGATCCCTGAATCACGATAATAGTTTTGATAAGAACCCGGCCTAAAGACGCCATCATGTTCCACACTTTTAAGTTTAGGATGGTTCATAAAGTGAATCAAAATATCCGGAGAAGAGATTCTTTTTTCTTCAATCAGTTGGAAAATATAGTTGGCAACATCTAAAAACTCCGGGATGTTCTTTCGATATCCCATCGAAAGATACTGCAGATAATAGTCTTTCGGATAGATCAAAGCACCTTGGTCCTGCCTCGTGGAATTTGCCGTAAAGATACTGCCATCAGGTTCCAGATAAGTCAGCATCATATTCAGATTGCGAATTGCATCCGAATAATATTCGTCATTGCCTGTTATATCTCCCAGTGTTATCATCGCATCGTTGTTGATCCGGTTATAATTTCCGGACGACTTCTCCGCGTACTCTCCGTCCTGATTGCAGTCAATTCCCTCATTCAGATAAAGTTGTGCCTGCTTAAAACAGTCATCATCATCAAAAAATCTGCCGCATTCCATTAGATTGGATGCGATAACCCAGCGATGATTTGGAGTGTGAAACCCACCCCTTTTCAGTCCGTTCATTCCGCATCTGACAATCTCTTTTAAATTAATATAGATGGATTCTTCCATATCATCTCTTTGTCTTGCATCCAGATATTTCAGAGGCGGAAGCATTCGTTTCACACAGAAAGCCGTGTCCGGCGCCGAATGAAAATTGCAGTTAATCAGATCGAAAAGCCCGTCTTCGTGTTGATTCAAAGCAATATACTTGAGTCCCAGCCGGATCATCTCGTAAACATCTGCATTACGATAATAACAAGAATCAAAATTGCAGTATGCTGCAATCGCTGTAGTTACCTGGTATATAGCATATTTCGGTTGGACTAAGCCAACCGAATCCAAGAATCCCCCACGGTGGCAGCCTTTCGTTCTTATCTGCGTCTTCAGACTCCGGGCTACTCTTTGATCGGTATCTTTTAAAATTCTCTTATAATGGTTTAACATCTGTATCCTCTTCTTTCAAAACTTCAAGCATAAACAGAATCGCCAATGCCTGTCCATATGGCATGGACTTTAACTCTATGTTTTTGTAAAATTCCTTGTCTGATCTTCCCATTGGCGTTCCATAAGAAACCTGATGAAGGATACCCTGTTCGTCCGTGAGATCCAGAATCGGTTTCACTGCATTTATGGCACATACTTTATCAGACGGATCAAGTATTCCCATATGAACTCCTTTCAGAATGCCATAGGCAAAACCGCAGGTGGCACTTGCTTCCACATAAGACTTGGGATCGTCTACCAAAGTATGCCACATACCATTAGCCGTCTGATACTTTTTCAGTGCCTCAGCCTGGCAAGCCAATGTTTCAATCAAATATCTCCTGAGACCATCTTCACATTCTATCATGTCCAGAAACTCTGGTATTGCAGCAGTGACCCAGCAGTTCCCCCTCCCCCACAGACCTTTTGCAAAATTATGATTTCCATGAAAAGTCCAGCCATGAAACCAGAGACCTGTTTTGTTGTCTGCGAGATACTTGATATGAATCAGGAACTGATATTTTGCCTCTTCTATATACTCCTGCCTTTTTAATATTCTTCCCATATTGGCAAGGAAAAGGACCGCCATGAACAAAGTATCGTCCCATAATTCCTGATCATTTACAGTATCGGAGGTCATATGCTGAAATCCTCCCCCCCTTGTTCTCGGAAAACTTTGCATCATCCAATCTGCCCACTCCCTGCAGATCTTCATATAGTCCTCACGGTTTTGATTCTCCGCAACGTATGACATAGCAAGAAGTGGTGTGGTTGTATTAACATTTCTGGCCGGAAGTCCAATGCTAATCTGTCGGTCATAATACTTCAGCAAAATATTCAGGTACTTTTCCTTATTTGTATAACAATACAATTTCCAGAATCCAAAAAGGCCCACTCCCTGTGTCCATTCCCAGAATTTGTAACGATTGATATCATCTCCCGCCAGGTTTCGATTCTCCATGCCTTCTAAAAATTTACTGTCTGTCTCATATAATACGGATTCAAAACTTTCGGCATAAAGTTCAATCGTTCTGAAAATCTGATTTTTGTTAATTTTAAATGAGCCCATTTCGTCATTGATCCTTTCTTTCAGTTATAGTATCTTCTTATCAGCTCCAATTGCATATTGACTCTTTGCGGAATAGACTCTTTTAATTGTTCCCAGGGCATAAATATCGTATCATCCGGACAGAATGGCTTATACTCCATAGCCGGTTCAAAGGAATATTTCTTTTTGATATAATTTCTCACTTTATTCTGATCCTGATCATCTGCCACAATCTGATTCCTGAACATTTCCTGAATCAAAACTCCAGCCTGTCCGGCTGTAGTATTGCAGCTTTCTTTCCATCCAGGAATAAGAGGAACCATTCTTGCGTCCGGCAGCACAGCATGCTTTCCCGGCTGCAGATATACCACAAGATGCGTCTGATTGGACACTGGAACTTCTTTTGTGTCCAGCGAAACAATATTGAGGTATTTTCCGTGAAAGCTGCCTTCTGCATGATGAACACTTCCGTCAGAGGCAACATACACCCACACATGTTCCAACTCATAGAGATGTTCAATATCATAATCAAACCAGACAGCATATTCTATGGCAAAAGCAACGCTTTTCTCATCTACAGCCACAAATCTCTTTGGAAATGAATCGCTCTTTTGTGTCTGTTCAAAGAGGGTATATCCAATGGCAGAGATCGCAAAAGGCTCATGTAGGTCCATCATGAAAACTGGTTTATATTTTAGTGCCAGCTCCCTTTCTTTATTTTTCAATACTGTCATAATATTTTTCTCTCGCATCCAATACCTTTTTAAGTCCAGCGCTCTCAAGTTTCGCATATTCTTCCTTCTGAGTCTTATCAAAGTCAGCAGTCGGGCAGCTGATACATTTGTAAACATACTCGATCATCGTATCTGTGATATTCTTACCGTAATTTGCTTCATCTTCTGAGATATACGGATAGGTAGGATGGCGATATTTTCCTACTTCACACACATCATAATAATTCTCAAACCACTCTTTACTCTCCCATTCCGTGGACTGATCATTTACACATTTTGATATGATGGCCTCTTTATCATTCGTATAATCCAGCGCCAGATTCACAATATTCAGGTCATCACAAGTTCCCGGATATCCTTTTTCTGATAATTCTTCTTGCGACAGGAATTTCGGCACTCCGTTTTCATCTCTCTGGTGATCCTTTGTGTATATAATATTTTCCGCCACTTCCGGATCCGCCTGCCAGTTCAGATATTTCATGCAGGCATCTACTTTGTCTTCACTCGTCTTAGGGATCATGACAAACATGCCAAATCTCGGTTCATATGGATCTCGATAGGATCCATCGGGCAAATCAAAGCATTCCACCGGTACAAAGGTCTCGTGACCTATAGTATTGTTCAAAACTTCTATATACTCCCATGGCCTTGAGGTATCATCCAGAATAAATCCAACATTTCCCGCTGTCACCTGTGCTTTGTATATATCTTCGGTTGTATCCGTCGAGAAGTCCTTGGAGATCAGGCCTTCATTGTACCATTCATTAAGCTTTTTCAGTCCCTCTTCGGCACCCGAAGCAACTGCCATGTAGCCCTCATTGTACATATAGCCTTCCTTATCATCTTTTAAGTCCACATAAGATCCAAGGAAGTTTAGGTATCCTTTTTCTGTGTCATTTCTCCCACTCATCGCCCAGGGGATAACATTCTCCACATTGCCGGGGTTTTTCTCTTTTACAGCTTTCAGATAAGCTTCAAGCTCTTCCTTTGTTTTTGGAATATTCATTCCCAGAGCATCCAGCCAGTCTTTTCGGATATATGCAGTGTGGCGTGCCTTTTCCTCGCCTCTCTGCTTCATAATCGCGAACTGCTTTCCGTCAATCACTCCCATATCCTGAACATCACCTACATATTTCGCAATGTCCTTTCCCTCTTTCTTATATGCCTCTGAAAGGTCTGCCAGACCGCCATTCGATGCGTAGTTACTGAAAAGATCCTGCCCATAGCTGAAGACAATATCCGGGGCGCTTCCGCCTGACATCATAATATTTAACTTATCATCCGAAGACGATCTGGGCACCGCTACAAACTTGACATTGAGATTCAGTTTTTCCTTCACTTGCTGCTGAATCCATTTCGTCTGTTCATTATCTTCCGAAGTAGTCCCGGGGGCAGCATCCCCTCTGTCCCACACCATCACCTTAATTGTCTCCTCTTTGCCACTATCCTTATCTTTTGCCTCATTAGCACCTTTTTGATTTCCTTCACCCGCACATCCTGTAAGCACTGCCGACGAAGCTAGTACGACTGCCATTCCCTTTAGCAAACTTTTCTTTCTCATACCCGTTACCTCCATTTATATTTTTTAGTTTATTACATCCTTAATCATTTCGAAGGCACTAGCCCTTCACTGCTCCCAGCATAATACCCGATGTAAAATATTTTTGAATAAATGGATATACAATCACCATCGGTGCCATAGATATCACAATACTTGCAGACTTAATGTTATCTGCAACAAGTTGTGATGTCAGTCCTTCCTGCTGAGAGATCTTAACAGATTCTATCATCTGTTTCAAAACCATCTGTACCGTGTAAAGGTTTGATGAATTCACATAATATAACACATCACTTAGTCGATTCCACCTTCCCACTGCATAGAACAATGCCAGCGTCGCAATCGTCGGAAATACCAGTGGCAGTGCAATTTTAATCAATGTCTGTGTTTCATTACAGCCATCAATCTTTGCAGCCTCATAGAGGGAAGAATCAATCCCACGGAATGCCTGACACATGATAATCATGTTGTAGGCTGAAAGAGCCTCCGGAACAATCAAAGCCCATACGGTATCAATCATATTGAAGTCTTTTACATTGAGATACTTAGGTATAATTCCGGGATCTAGATACATGGTCAGTACGAACAAGGTCATGATCACACCAGCCCCTTTCAGCTTCTTTTTAGAAAGGGGGTAGGCCGCCAGGACTGTCATAACCATACTGATGACTGTCGATATAACCATCAGTACCACCGAATATAAAAATGAGGAAGTAAAACTCCCACTCTTTATGGCTTTCTTATAAGCATCCAGCGTAAACTCGACAGGATATAGGAATACTTTTCCTGACAAGATCGCATTTTTGGAGCTAAGCGACATGGAAATCACACGTATAATCGGAATCAGCGCTATAATACTGATCAATATGAATAAAATCTTCCAAAACAGCTGAAATCTCTTTTCCTCTTTACTTTTCACTCCATTCATCACATAATTCCCTCCTCTCCAATCTTCTTTGAAATCTGATTCACAGAGAGAATCAGAATAATTCCAACCACAGACTGGAACAGGCCTACGGCAGTTGCAAAATCAAACCGACCTGACTGAAGTCCCACATTATATACATAGGTGCTGATGACATCAGATGCACTTTTCACCAGGGTATTTCCCAACATATAAGGCCGGTCAAAATCGATAGAAATGATCTTACCTAACTGCATAATCAACATAATAGATATCGTTGGACGAATCTGCGAAAGTGTCACATGCCAGATTCTCTGAAGCCTCGTCGCACCATCAATATAGGCTGCTTCTCCAAGTGAAGGATCTGTAGATGTCAGTGCTGCCAGATAGATAATCAGTGAATATCCGGCTGACTGCCAGATCCCGGAAATCCAATAGACAATTCTCCATGCAAACGGAGAACTTAAGAATCCCACTTCACCAAATCCCATCTTGCAAAATAATTCGTTAACAAGTCCGCTGGATGAAAACAACTGAGTCACAATACCGGCAATGATAACCCAGGAAAGAAAATTAGGCAGATATAAAATTGTCTGTGTCACTTTTCTTATTTTTTTACTATTAATCTCGAATAAAAATACTGCAATCAGAATCGGGAATGGAAATCCTAAAATCAGATCTCCGATATTCAAAATCAATGTGTTTTTTAGAGCACTCCAAAATTCGGCCGAGCCAAAAGCTTCTCTAAAGTGTTCCAGCCCCACCCATGGGCTCTTCCAGATTCCTGCAAATACATTAAACTTTTTAAAGGCTGCCACAACGCCGAGCATTGGCTTGTATTTGAACAGAATTATGTAAATCACTGGTATCAGAAGCATCAGATAAAGCTGCCAAGTGTTCCTGAAGTAAACTTTTACAGGTACCTTCTTCTGCTTTTGTTTCCTACTTTTTATCATTGAACTCCTCCTGTCCTTTCGTTTTATATCGGATTTATTCTTTGTCCAGCCTGCTTACCAATTCCAATAGGTCAAGCGGATGGTGAATTACATAATCCGGCTGATCTTCTTTCCCGGATGGAGTCATATTATACCTTGGTGACCAATCAAGAAGCACGGAAGTGATTCCGAAACGATTTGCTCCCACGATATCCTTCTTCAGGTTATTTCCGACCATAATAATTCTCTCTTTATCTTCATCTGAAAGAGAATTC comes from the Blautia liquoris genome and includes:
- the iolC gene encoding 5-dehydro-2-deoxygluconokinase — encoded protein: MGYISFDKSRKLDLILLGRVAIDFNPAYTDQVKEEFKPLEDVHMFEKYVGGSPANIAVGVQRHGLKAGFIGKVSDDQFGDFVIDYFDSEGIDTSHITRCTGGEKLGLTFTEMLSQSESNILMYRNCIADLQLSVDDIDADYIQNAKAILISGTALAESPSREAALKAIMLAKKYRTRIIFDIDYRAYNWKNQDEISIYYSIAAKNADIIMGSREEYDLTEHLIQENLKDCESAALWQRYHAKIVVIKHGMKGSTAYTRDGASYSIRPFPVKARKGFGGGDGYGAGFLYGLFEGWELIDCLEFGSAEASMMVRSNNCSDSLPNTEEVHEFIRREKEEYGEMVAKGEEQI
- a CDS encoding AraC family transcriptional regulator, which encodes MLIDGLSLYKRGHLYRINTPIDSLYFFFDYDERCYKENMQFQHFHTFYEIMIPLEESAGHLIDGKYYGIKLHDMVLLRPSLLHKTVYPKGSPSRRIIINFRFPNHIYGMEEIFSKILSLFDARIPIYRFPEKEKKKLYQVLNEIYRLTDSTSECKNLLIHNKFLEFLSLLYEEQEYNCYKPVNSGMRLQDRIYDITAYIHKHSTESLSLDLLSQKFYISPYYLSHTFKEVTGFTLISYVQTVRIRNAQLLLISTNDKITEIAMRCGFTSFSQFSRCFLKTCGMSPSEYRSAYTVHGLETFELQEKS
- the bglB gene encoding beta-galactosidase BglB gives rise to the protein MGSFKINKNQIFRTIELYAESFESVLYETDSKFLEGMENRNLAGDDINRYKFWEWTQGVGLFGFWKLYCYTNKEKYLNILLKYYDRQISIGLPARNVNTTTPLLAMSYVAENQNREDYMKICREWADWMMQSFPRTRGGGFQHMTSDTVNDQELWDDTLFMAVLFLANMGRILKRQEYIEEAKYQFLIHIKYLADNKTGLWFHGWTFHGNHNFAKGLWGRGNCWVTAAIPEFLDMIECEDGLRRYLIETLACQAEALKKYQTANGMWHTLVDDPKSYVEASATCGFAYGILKGVHMGILDPSDKVCAINAVKPILDLTDEQGILHQVSYGTPMGRSDKEFYKNIELKSMPYGQALAILFMLEVLKEEDTDVKPL
- a CDS encoding extracellular solute-binding protein, whose amino-acid sequence is MRKKSLLKGMAVVLASSAVLTGCAGEGNQKGANEAKDKDSGKEETIKVMVWDRGDAAPGTTSEDNEQTKWIQQQVKEKLNLNVKFVAVPRSSSDDKLNIMMSGGSAPDIVFSYGQDLFSNYASNGGLADLSEAYKKEGKDIAKYVGDVQDMGVIDGKQFAIMKQRGEEKARHTAYIRKDWLDALGMNIPKTKEELEAYLKAVKEKNPGNVENVIPWAMSGRNDTEKGYLNFLGSYVDLKDDKEGYMYNEGYMAVASGAEEGLKKLNEWYNEGLISKDFSTDTTEDIYKAQVTAGNVGFILDDTSRPWEYIEVLNNTIGHETFVPVECFDLPDGSYRDPYEPRFGMFVMIPKTSEDKVDACMKYLNWQADPEVAENIIYTKDHQRDENGVPKFLSQEELSEKGYPGTCDDLNIVNLALDYTNDKEAIISKCVNDQSTEWESKEWFENYYDVCEVGKYRHPTYPYISEDEANYGKNITDTMIEYVYKCISCPTADFDKTQKEEYAKLESAGLKKVLDAREKYYDSIEK
- a CDS encoding carbohydrate ABC transporter permease; its protein translation is MNGVKSKEEKRFQLFWKILFILISIIALIPIIRVISMSLSSKNAILSGKVFLYPVEFTLDAYKKAIKSGSFTSSFLYSVVLMVISTVISMVMTVLAAYPLSKKKLKGAGVIMTLFVLTMYLDPGIIPKYLNVKDFNMIDTVWALIVPEALSAYNMIIMCQAFRGIDSSLYEAAKIDGCNETQTLIKIALPLVFPTIATLALFYAVGRWNRLSDVLYYVNSSNLYTVQMVLKQMIESVKISQQEGLTSQLVADNIKSASIVISMAPMVIVYPFIQKYFTSGIMLGAVKG
- a CDS encoding ABC transporter permease yields the protein MIKSRKQKQKKVPVKVYFRNTWQLYLMLLIPVIYIILFKYKPMLGVVAAFKKFNVFAGIWKSPWVGLEHFREAFGSAEFWSALKNTLILNIGDLILGFPFPILIAVFLFEINSKKIRKVTQTILYLPNFLSWVIIAGIVTQLFSSSGLVNELFCKMGFGEVGFLSSPFAWRIVYWISGIWQSAGYSLIIYLAALTSTDPSLGEAAYIDGATRLQRIWHVTLSQIRPTISIMLIMQLGKIISIDFDRPYMLGNTLVKSASDVISTYVYNVGLQSGRFDFATAVGLFQSVVGIILILSVNQISKKIGEEGIM